TCCTCGCGGTGTTCGCGAACTGGTTGGCCCCGCACGAGCCCACCCAGACCGCCCTCGATCGCGCGTTCGCGCCGCCAGGCACCGCCGGCTACCTGCTGGGCACCGACGACCTCGGCCGCGATGTGCTCTCGCGGATCATGTTCGGGCTCCGGGCGTCCTTGCACGTCGGCGTCCTCGCGGTCGCGTTCTCGCTCGTGGTCGGCGTACCGCTCGGGCTGATCGCCGGGTACTTCCGGCCCGTCGACGCGCTGATCTCGCGGCTGACCGACCTGGTGCTGGCGTTCCCGTTCCTGATCCTCGCGGTCGGGCTGGCCGCGATCCGCGGCGCGAGCCTCGGCAACGCGGCGATCGCGATCGGCATCGCGCAGATCCCCGGCATGATCCGGATCGTCCGGTCCGAGACGCTGCGGATCAAGTCGCTGGACTTCGTCGCCGCGGCGATCGTCGAAGGCGCGAGCGACGCCTGGGTGCTGGGCCGGCACATCTTCCCGAACGCCGGCTCCGCGATCATCGTCCAGGCCACCGTCGGTATCCCGGCGGCGATCCTCGGCGAGGCCGTGCTGTCGTTCCTCGGCCTCGGCATCCAGCCCCCCGCGCCGAGCCTCGGCACGATGCTCGCCGACGCGCAGCAGTTCGCGTCCCGGGCGCCGTGGGCCGCGGTGATGCCGGGTGTCGCGATCATGCTGCTCACGCTGGCGTTCAACATCGTCGGCGACAGCCTCCGCGACGCCCTCGACCCGAAGGCGAGCCGGCGATGACTGCATCTACTGATGGGCATGTTCTGGCAGTGAAGGATCTGTCCGTCACGTTCCGCACCGAGGACGGGCCGTTGTCGGCGGTCGATCGGGTCAGCTTCGAGGTCGGTGACGGCGAGGTGCTCGCGGTGGTCGGTGAATCCGGCTGCGGCAAGAGCGTCACCGCGATGAGCATCGCGGGTCTCCTCCCCCGCACGGCGACCGTGAACGGCTCCGTCGAGCTCGACGGCACCGAACTGATCGGCGCCGACAAGCGCACGCTCCGCTCGATCCGCGGCCGCGAGGTCGCGTACATCTTCCAGGAGCCGATGACCTCGCTGAACCCGGTGTTCACCGTCGGCCACCAGATCATCGAGGTACTGCGGACGCATATCGGCCTGAACCGCCAGGCTGCGCACGCCCGCGCGATCGAGCTGCTGAAGCTCGTCGGCATCCCGTCCGCCGAGCGCCGCGTCGGCGACTATCCGCACCAACTGTCCGGCGGCATGCGGCAACGCGTGATGATCGCGATGGCGGTCGCCTGCGACCCGAAGGTCCTGATCGCCGACGAGCCGACCACGGCCCTCGACGTCACGATCCAGGCCGGCATCCTCGACGTACTGCGCGGTCTTCGCGAACGCCTCGGCACCAGCATCGTGCTGATCACGCACGACCTCGGTGTCGTCGCCGACCTCGCCGATCGGGTCGCGGTGATGTACGCCGGACGCGTCGTGGAAACCGCCGAGGTCCACGACCTGTTCGCTCACCCCGAGCACCCGTACACGGTGGGACTGCTCGGCGCCTCCCCCGCTGCCGGACGGCATGCGGAATCCCAGCGCCTGAACGAGATTCCGGGCCTCGTCCCGGTGCTCAGCGAGCAACCCGACGCGTGTACGTTCGCCGACCGCTGCACACGAGCCGTCGACACCTGTACGTCGTCCCAACCGCAGCTCACCGACGGTCCGCATCGAGTCGCGTGCTGGAACCCTGTGCGTGAACCAGTGGAGGTCTGATGGACACCGCCCTCGAAGTCGAGGACCTGGTCATGCACTTCGGTCCCGTGCGGGCCGTCGACGGAGTGACGCTCCGGATCCGGCAAGGCTCCGTCGTCGCGCTCGTCGGCGAGAGCGGGTCCGGCAAGTCGACCGTCGGCCGCTGCATCGTCAGACTGCTCGAACCGACCGGCGGAACCGTTCGCCTCGCCGGCGCCGACATCACCCACCTCAGCCGCCGCCGGCTCCGGCCGCACCGCCGCGACGTGTCCATCGTGTTCCAGGACCCGGCCGGGTCGCTCGATCCGCGACTGTCCGTCGGCGACATCGTCGGCGAACCGCTCCGCCTGATGCGCCGCAAGGACATCTCCACCAAGGTCTCCGAGTCACTGCGCCGGGTCGGCCTCCGCCCGGAGGTCGCGCAGCGCGCACCACACGAACTGTCCGGCGGTCAGCGGCAACGGGTCAGCATCGCCCGCGCGCTGATCTCCGAACCACGGCTGCTGGTCGCGGACGAGCCGACGAGCGCGCTGGACGTCTCGGTGCAGGCCTCCGTGCTCAATCTGCTCGCCGACCTCCAGCGCGATCTCGGCTTCGCGTGCTTGTTCATCACGCACGACCTGTCCGCGGTCGAATACCTCGCCGACGAGGTTGCGGTGATGTACCTCGGGCAATTGGTAGAGCAGGGGCCGCGCTCGAAGATTTTCGGGAAGCCGGCCCACCCGTACACGCAGGCGCTCCTGTCCGCAGCGCCCGTACCCGATCCCGCCGAGCAGCGCGCCCGCCGACCCGTCCTGCTCGGTGACGACCTCCCGTCCGCGATCGACCCACCGCCCGGCTGCCGCTTCCACACCCGCTGCCCGGTCGCGGTGGACACATGCCGGACAGTCGTCCCGGAACCACGGACGATCGGCGAAGGTGGACACCAGGTCGCCTGCCACCTCGTCAACGACGACGGCACCGGCCCCGACGTACGACCGACTGAAGGAGTTGCCCCATGACGTTCACCACCCGGCCTACGCTGCGTGGCACGTTCGGGATGGTTTCGTCCACGCATTGGCTGGCGTCGCAGTCGGCCATGCGGATCCTCGAGCTGGGCGGGAACGCGTTCGACGCGGGCGCCGCGGCCGGGTTCGTGCTGCACGTGGTCGAGCCGCACC
This Kribbella sp. NBC_00482 DNA region includes the following protein-coding sequences:
- a CDS encoding ABC transporter permease yields the protein MAVAEALTAAPLRSNRRRVVRRILHNPLALTGLAVLAIAVILAVFANWLAPHEPTQTALDRAFAPPGTAGYLLGTDDLGRDVLSRIMFGLRASLHVGVLAVAFSLVVGVPLGLIAGYFRPVDALISRLTDLVLAFPFLILAVGLAAIRGASLGNAAIAIGIAQIPGMIRIVRSETLRIKSLDFVAAAIVEGASDAWVLGRHIFPNAGSAIIVQATVGIPAAILGEAVLSFLGLGIQPPAPSLGTMLADAQQFASRAPWAAVMPGVAIMLLTLAFNIVGDSLRDALDPKASRR
- a CDS encoding ABC transporter ATP-binding protein; this encodes MKDLSVTFRTEDGPLSAVDRVSFEVGDGEVLAVVGESGCGKSVTAMSIAGLLPRTATVNGSVELDGTELIGADKRTLRSIRGREVAYIFQEPMTSLNPVFTVGHQIIEVLRTHIGLNRQAAHARAIELLKLVGIPSAERRVGDYPHQLSGGMRQRVMIAMAVACDPKVLIADEPTTALDVTIQAGILDVLRGLRERLGTSIVLITHDLGVVADLADRVAVMYAGRVVETAEVHDLFAHPEHPYTVGLLGASPAAGRHAESQRLNEIPGLVPVLSEQPDACTFADRCTRAVDTCTSSQPQLTDGPHRVACWNPVREPVEV
- a CDS encoding ABC transporter ATP-binding protein, whose product is MDTALEVEDLVMHFGPVRAVDGVTLRIRQGSVVALVGESGSGKSTVGRCIVRLLEPTGGTVRLAGADITHLSRRRLRPHRRDVSIVFQDPAGSLDPRLSVGDIVGEPLRLMRRKDISTKVSESLRRVGLRPEVAQRAPHELSGGQRQRVSIARALISEPRLLVADEPTSALDVSVQASVLNLLADLQRDLGFACLFITHDLSAVEYLADEVAVMYLGQLVEQGPRSKIFGKPAHPYTQALLSAAPVPDPAEQRARRPVLLGDDLPSAIDPPPGCRFHTRCPVAVDTCRTVVPEPRTIGEGGHQVACHLVNDDGTGPDVRPTEGVAP